From the genome of Hemiscyllium ocellatum isolate sHemOce1 chromosome 15, sHemOce1.pat.X.cur, whole genome shotgun sequence, one region includes:
- the LOC132822891 gene encoding troponin C, skeletal muscle-like isoform X2 has protein sequence MTEQQADARSYLSEEMIAEFKAAFDMFDADGGGDISTRELGQVMKILGQNPTREELDAIIEEVDEDGSGTIDFEEFLVMMVRQMKEEAKGKSEEELAEFFRVFDTNFDGFIDRDELLAIIRCGDEHVTDEEVDELMREGDRNNDGKLDFDEWVKMMENVQ, from the exons ATGACAGAACAACAAGCAGACGCGAGGTCTTACCTCAGCGAGGAAATGATCGCTG AGTTTAAGGCCGCATTTGACATGTTTGATGCTGATGGTGGTGGTGACATCAGCACCAGGGAGTTGGGTCAGGTGATGAAAATCTTGGGTCAGAACCCCACCAGAGAAGAGTTGGATGCCATCATTGAGGAAGTGGATGAAGATG GAAGTGGCACCATTGACTTTGAAGAGTTCTTGGTCATGATGGTGAGACAGATGAAAGAGGAGGCGAAAGGAAAGTCTGAAGAAGAGTTGGCAGAATTCTTTCGTGTATTCGATAC GAATTTTGATGGTTTCATCGATCGTGACGAGCTGTTGGCAATCATCAGGTGTGGTGATGAGCATGTTACAGATGAGGAAGTTGATGAActgatgagggagggggacagaaacAACGATGGCAAACTTGATTTTGATG AATGGGTGAAGATGATGGAGAATGTCCAATAA
- the LOC132822891 gene encoding troponin C, skeletal muscle-like isoform X1: MPMTEQQADARSYLSEEMIAEFKAAFDMFDADGGGDISTRELGQVMKILGQNPTREELDAIIEEVDEDGSGTIDFEEFLVMMVRQMKEEAKGKSEEELAEFFRVFDTNFDGFIDRDELLAIIRCGDEHVTDEEVDELMREGDRNNDGKLDFDEWVKMMENVQ, encoded by the exons CCAATGACAGAACAACAAGCAGACGCGAGGTCTTACCTCAGCGAGGAAATGATCGCTG AGTTTAAGGCCGCATTTGACATGTTTGATGCTGATGGTGGTGGTGACATCAGCACCAGGGAGTTGGGTCAGGTGATGAAAATCTTGGGTCAGAACCCCACCAGAGAAGAGTTGGATGCCATCATTGAGGAAGTGGATGAAGATG GAAGTGGCACCATTGACTTTGAAGAGTTCTTGGTCATGATGGTGAGACAGATGAAAGAGGAGGCGAAAGGAAAGTCTGAAGAAGAGTTGGCAGAATTCTTTCGTGTATTCGATAC GAATTTTGATGGTTTCATCGATCGTGACGAGCTGTTGGCAATCATCAGGTGTGGTGATGAGCATGTTACAGATGAGGAAGTTGATGAActgatgagggagggggacagaaacAACGATGGCAAACTTGATTTTGATG AATGGGTGAAGATGATGGAGAATGTCCAATAA